A genomic stretch from Helianthus annuus cultivar XRQ/B chromosome 1, HanXRQr2.0-SUNRISE, whole genome shotgun sequence includes:
- the LOC110865646 gene encoding uncharacterized protein LOC110865646, whose translation MDEFRGNHIPPFGSWDCNNHLPFTECFESARQPGFIGYGYGYVAGDLYNNNVVTPAMIVVPRRRVDRRKGPVRGSKKVVCEYDYEFMYGGNEDPVPEVVKKKKAVDEDLYKISPELLRAPPTRKSKRWGLFSMCMQPGCVM comes from the exons atgGAT GAATTCAGAGGTAATCATATACCACCATTTGGCAGCTGGGATTGCAACAATCATCTTCCATTCACTGAATGCTTCGAGTCGGCTAGACAACCCGGCTTCATCGGCTACGGGTACGGCTACGTCGCCGGAGATCTCTACAACAACAATGTTGTAACTCCGGCGATGATCGTGGTTCCTCGCCGGAGAGTTGACCGGAGAAAAGGCCCGGTGAGGGGGTCCAAGAAAGTGGTTTGTGAATATGATTATGAGTTTATGTATGGTGGGAATGAAGATCCGGTGCCGGAAGTTGTTAAAAAGAAGAAAGCGGTTGATGAAGATTTGTATAAGATCTCGCCGGAGCTCCTCCGTGCACCGCCGACAAGG AAGAGCAAAAGGTGGGGGTTGTTTTCAATGTGCATGCAACCAGGGTGTGTTATGTGA